One segment of Haliotis asinina isolate JCU_RB_2024 chromosome 12, JCU_Hal_asi_v2, whole genome shotgun sequence DNA contains the following:
- the LOC137257430 gene encoding large ribosomal subunit protein eL14-like: MAQCQSSLSQSLKPFRRFVEVGRVAYIAFGDDKGKLAVIVDVLDQNRCLIDGPCSNVTRNSINFKALQLTPFTLKLGPSARTGTVMKAWKKEGIDKKWSETTWAKKLANQEKKAMLSDFDRFKLMKAKQARNRVIKVEFGKLRKAARKSAKK; encoded by the exons atggcccagtGCCAAAGTTCTCTATCCCAGTCTCTGAAG CCATTCAGACGATTTGTGGAAGTTGGTCGTGTAGCCTATATCGCCTTTGGCGATGACAAAGGAAAACTGGCTGTCATCGTTGATGTGCTGGATCAGAACAGG TGTCTTATTGACGGACCTTGTTCCAACGTGACCCGTAACAGCATCAACTTCAAAGCTCTCCAGCTCACCCCCTTCACGCTAAAGCTTGGCCCCTCTGCCCGCACTGGCACAGTCATGAAGGCATGGAAGAAGGAGGGCATTGACAAGAAGTGGAGTGAAACCACATGGGCCAAGAAACTTGCAAACCAAGAAAAG AAGGCCATGTTGTCAGATTTTGACAGATTCAAGTTGATGAAGGCCAAACAAGCT AGAAACCGTGTGATTAAGGTTGAGTTTGGCAAGTTGAGGAAAGCAGCCAGAAAATCTGCAAAGAAATAA
- the LOC137258989 gene encoding uncharacterized protein, whose translation MSSNLTEGTRMSLYGKSYLSPDAKAGLWKNVLSRYGYIRRHHLSIKGDGSELFTGETRYSQEMLDKLKTSCYGLRTRTTTADVHDNIYDRLFHQKEGFDCKLHRDDRRHILEIGRAVHEEETKRACPMQSSSEYGRRLHAPLEPFDRKRARIDHVVKGFYYPRGTGLPPVES comes from the exons ATGTCAAGCAACCTGACAGAAGGGACCCGTATGTCCCTTTATGGCAAGTCTTACCTCAGTCCAGATGCCAAGGCTGGGTTGTGGAAAAATGTCCTCAGC AGATACGGGTACATACGGCGTCACCACCTGTCCATCAAGGGAGACGGGTCTGAGTTATTCACTGGTGAAACTCGCTACAGCCAGGAGATGCTAGACAAACTGAAGACCAGCTGCTACGGTCTTCGGACTCGTACGACCACG GCAGACGTGCACGACAACATCTACGACAGGCTGTTTCACCAGAAGGAGGGATTCGACTGCAAGTTACACCGAGACGACAGGAGGCACATCCTAGAGATAGGCAGAGCTGTTCACGAAGAG GAAACCAAACGAGCATGCCCCATGCAGTCGTCATCAGAATATGGCAGAAGACTTCACGCTCCGCTTGAGCCTTTTGACCGCAAGAGGGCGCGAATAGATCACGTGGTAAAAGGTTTCTATTACCCACGTGGCACCGGGCTGCCGCCAGTTGAGTCATGA